Proteins encoded together in one bacterium window:
- a CDS encoding chorismate-binding protein, translating into MAKLGVMRFTEETQADRAARLHALAAFATADSATLLMQLRDDDFAWCAGGIGKSGSSLAGLLAERDGATAIPVCFRLDYDLTSRYYWQPKWMVELHGHHLEFFGDVPFDSVSEECEFEPNEFQPLEADAFPIQRWNVAVSRIKHCIAQDMLRKAVLSRQVSLFCAEPWQVEGILAALLAGSSGTTVFAHTMNDRKLWLGASPEVLFQREGRKILVDSLAGTKQTILESNSFSAKDREEQAVVTEFLRRALEPLCVHVSVSPLSERKADDLVHVYSQVHGVLRDDVNDDDILTALHPTPAVCGSPRDAAAALLEELEPMPRDLYSGVLGFSNGHQTTAIVVLRCAQVSGRKARLFGGAGIVAESNAELEYAECGWKMDIMRRALMDLP; encoded by the coding sequence ATGGCTAAATTAGGGGTTATGCGATTCACCGAAGAGACTCAGGCCGACCGTGCCGCTCGCCTCCATGCACTCGCCGCCTTTGCCACGGCTGATTCGGCAACGCTGCTCATGCAGCTGCGCGACGACGACTTTGCGTGGTGTGCGGGAGGAATCGGCAAGTCGGGAAGTTCACTGGCCGGACTGCTTGCAGAACGTGACGGTGCAACTGCAATTCCGGTCTGCTTCCGGTTGGATTACGATTTGACGTCACGTTACTACTGGCAGCCAAAATGGATGGTCGAGCTCCACGGTCATCATCTTGAGTTCTTCGGAGATGTTCCCTTCGACTCCGTTAGCGAAGAATGTGAATTCGAGCCGAACGAATTTCAGCCGCTTGAGGCAGACGCGTTTCCGATTCAGCGCTGGAATGTCGCCGTTTCCAGAATTAAGCATTGCATCGCACAAGACATGCTTCGCAAGGCCGTATTGAGCAGACAAGTGAGTCTCTTCTGCGCCGAGCCGTGGCAGGTTGAAGGCATTTTGGCAGCTCTGCTTGCCGGTTCGAGCGGCACAACGGTGTTTGCACACACTATGAATGACCGGAAGCTCTGGCTTGGTGCTTCTCCCGAAGTGCTGTTTCAGCGCGAAGGCCGCAAGATTCTCGTGGACAGTCTCGCCGGCACAAAACAGACAATCCTCGAAAGCAACTCCTTCTCCGCGAAAGACCGCGAAGAACAGGCCGTGGTCACCGAGTTTCTGCGTCGGGCACTCGAACCCCTGTGTGTTCACGTGTCGGTATCTCCGCTCAGCGAACGGAAAGCGGATGACCTCGTGCATGTGTACAGTCAGGTACACGGAGTCTTGCGCGACGATGTCAATGACGATGACATTCTCACCGCGCTGCATCCAACTCCCGCCGTGTGCGGCTCACCGCGTGACGCCGCCGCTGCCTTACTCGAAGAGCTCGAACCCATGCCGCGCGACCTCTACAGCGGCGTGCTCGGATTCTCAAACGGACATCAAACAACCGCCATTGTCGTCCTGAGATGTGCCCAGGTGTCAGGAAGAAAAGCGCGTCTCTTCGGCGGAGCGGGAATCGTCGCGGAATCGAATGCGGAATTGGAATATGCCGAATGCGGCTGGAAAATGGACATCATGCGGCGCGCATTAATGGATCTGCCGTGA
- the menD gene encoding 2-succinyl-5-enolpyruvyl-6-hydroxy-3-cyclohexene-1-carboxylic-acid synthase, protein MRLENGHHAARINGSAVTIPNPNYLQAGLLWRQLQTAGVSHIVISPGSRSTPLARTAAQSGNFECHVLTDERVAAFFALGLAKGLNKPVAVLCTSGTAPAHYFPAVIEASLSGYPLVVVTADRPQNLRNQGAPQTIDQPGMFGKYSRMTIDLPLPVADSAAMKSSLYWIRQTLAAMLSAPAGPVHINVPMDEPLAPLESGAEMCAQIFEVLEQSVESIHAAPAPSLPVDRKVISDMEASWCGLIVCGPDSARTENERRGILSLARKLGWPMLCDIASGLRFEGEPGMPGYDIFLRHEQLASIAPDFVFQFGGHPTSKVLCNYLNRHKPHTVRMQRDTIPRDPDGLAARLIVADIAEYCRDIVAHAKVSRDSLLLDPFWKTSGLVRAHMHDACNDDSAEVSFVLSAIDCLPDDSNLVLASSMPVRYADLIAVPSGRKVHVFAQRGTNGIDGVISHAAGIAHTTKRPTLLICGDLAFLHDLGGWMAARHAANLRVLLLNNNGGGIFHFLPVADFPDTFETLHGTPLNVRLDAAAEVFGIKWMACASCSQLADALSWHSPQPSIIEVKTDRAANRAAHERIVKRVLSGIG, encoded by the coding sequence ATGCGGCTGGAAAATGGACATCATGCGGCGCGCATTAATGGATCTGCCGTGACAATTCCCAATCCGAACTATCTGCAGGCAGGGCTCCTCTGGCGGCAGTTGCAAACCGCAGGCGTGTCGCATATCGTAATTTCTCCCGGCTCGCGTTCCACTCCGCTCGCGCGCACTGCGGCACAGTCGGGAAATTTTGAATGTCATGTTCTGACAGACGAGAGAGTCGCCGCCTTCTTTGCCCTCGGGCTTGCAAAGGGTCTCAATAAGCCCGTGGCTGTGCTTTGCACTTCCGGTACCGCACCAGCCCACTACTTCCCCGCAGTCATCGAAGCCTCACTCAGCGGGTATCCGCTCGTTGTCGTGACGGCGGACAGACCGCAAAACCTCCGCAATCAAGGCGCGCCCCAGACCATCGACCAGCCGGGAATGTTCGGCAAATATTCTCGCATGACGATTGACCTGCCGCTGCCTGTTGCCGATTCCGCGGCAATGAAGTCCTCGCTCTACTGGATCCGGCAAACTCTCGCGGCGATGTTATCCGCTCCTGCAGGTCCGGTTCATATCAATGTACCAATGGATGAGCCGCTCGCTCCGCTCGAGTCCGGCGCGGAAATGTGCGCACAAATCTTCGAAGTGTTGGAGCAATCCGTAGAAAGCATTCACGCTGCACCTGCACCGTCTCTGCCTGTTGATCGGAAAGTGATTTCAGACATGGAGGCAAGCTGGTGCGGGCTGATTGTCTGCGGTCCGGACAGTGCGCGCACTGAAAACGAGCGACGGGGCATTCTCTCGCTTGCACGAAAACTCGGCTGGCCGATGCTCTGCGATATCGCTTCCGGACTTCGATTCGAAGGTGAACCGGGAATGCCGGGCTATGACATCTTCCTCCGCCATGAACAGCTCGCGAGCATCGCGCCCGATTTCGTTTTTCAATTCGGCGGTCACCCGACCAGCAAAGTGCTGTGCAACTATCTGAATCGCCATAAGCCTCACACCGTTCGCATGCAGCGCGACACGATTCCCCGCGACCCCGACGGACTCGCAGCCCGGCTTATCGTTGCCGACATCGCAGAGTATTGCCGTGACATAGTCGCGCACGCCAAAGTTTCCCGTGATTCACTGCTGCTGGACCCGTTCTGGAAAACGTCCGGCCTCGTTCGTGCGCACATGCATGACGCCTGCAACGACGACTCCGCCGAAGTGTCCTTTGTCCTGTCGGCAATTGATTGCCTGCCCGATGACAGCAATCTCGTGCTTGCTTCAAGCATGCCCGTGCGCTATGCGGATTTGATCGCCGTCCCGTCAGGAAGGAAAGTCCACGTCTTTGCGCAGCGAGGCACCAACGGCATTGACGGTGTCATTTCACACGCGGCCGGAATTGCCCATACAACGAAGCGGCCGACACTTCTCATTTGCGGCGATCTCGCATTTCTTCACGACCTCGGCGGATGGATGGCCGCGCGACATGCCGCAAACCTGCGCGTGCTGCTGCTGAACAACAATGGAGGTGGAATCTTTCACTTCCTGCCCGTGGCCGATTTTCCCGATACCTTCGAAACGCTGCACGGCACTCCGCTGAATGTCCGGCTTGACGCCGCCGCCGAAGTTTTCGGTATTAAATGGATGGCCTGCGCATCTTGTTCGCAGCTTGCCGACGCGTTATCATGGCACTCGCCGCAGCCGAGCATTATTGAAGTAAAAACAGACCGCGCCGCAAATCGTGCGGCTCATGAGCGAATTGTCAAACGTGTGCTTTCAGGAATTGGCTGA